In one window of Coregonus clupeaformis isolate EN_2021a unplaced genomic scaffold, ASM2061545v1 scaf0138, whole genome shotgun sequence DNA:
- the LOC121533226 gene encoding zinc finger protein 436-like isoform X1 — translation MSSLSYSPTAKEQEVCWTEKEGLWLNIVVKEEEEEEDVTVKGVKEVKEKEGDEKEEDVVFGVKEQGEVTVTLEDEEEKTGDVINTGERPDSPSDSGKCPSGEPDPETPKPVRPHHCSHCGKSFTWLSKLKEHERTHTGEKPYQCAICGKTFTQLGGFQYHERTHREKNAYHCSQNGKTFTQLGNLKNNERIRTQEEKTNHCSQCGKSFKWLSKLKEHERTHTGEKPFQCSHCEKKFNQSSHLKEHERTHTGEKPFQCSQCGKGFTWLWNLKTHERTHTGEKPYQCSLCGKTFTQLGGFKYHERTHTEKKTYHCSQCEKTFTRLGNLKKHETIHTLEEKTLVS, via the exons atgagctcactaagctactccccCACTGCTAAAGAacaggaggtctgctggacggagaaagagggTCTGTGGCTTAATATTgtcgtgaaagaagaggaggaagaggaggacgtcACAGTGAAAGGAGTTAAAGAAGtgaaagagaaggagggggatgagaaagaggaggatgtcGTTTTTGGAGTGAAGGAGCAGGGGGAGGTTACTGTCACATTGGAAGACGAAGAAGAAAAGACAGGAGATGTGATTAACACCG gagagaggcCAGACTCTCCCTCTGACAGTGGGAAGtgtccttcaggggaaccagacccagagacgccTAAACCAGTGAGAccacaccactgctcccactgtggaaagagtttcacctggttatcaaagctgaaagagcatgagagaacacacactggagaaaagcccTACCAATGTGCCATTTGTGGAAAGACTTTTACCCAGTTAGGGGGCTTTCAATATCATGAGCGGACACACAGAGAAAAAAATGCCTACCACTGCTCTCAGAATGGAAAGAcatttacccagttagggaacctgaaaaaTAATGAGAGAATAcgcacacaggaggagaagacaaaccactgctcccagtgcggAAAGAGTTTTAAATGGTTATCAAAGCTGAaagagcatgagaggacacacacaggagaaaagcctttccaatgctctcatTGTGAAAAGAAATTTAACCAGTCATCCCATCTGAaagagcatgagaggacacacacaggagagaagcctttccaatgctcccagtgtggaaagggttttacctggttATGGAACCTGAAAACAcacgagaggacacacacaggagaaaagccctaccagtgctccctgtgtggaaagacTTTTACCCAGTTAGGGGGCTTTAAATATCacgagagaacacacacagaaaaaaagacctaccactgctctcagtgtgaAAAGACATTTACCCGGTTAGGGAACCTGAAAAAGCATGAGACAATACACACACTGGAGGAGAAGACATTAGTCAGTTAG
- the LOC121533226 gene encoding zinc finger protein 436-like isoform X2, with amino-acid sequence MGSRCILNTEQEVCWTEKEGLWLNIVVKEEEEEEDVTVKGVKEVKEKEGDEKEEDVVFGVKEQGEVTVTLEDEEEKTGDVINTGERPDSPSDSGKCPSGEPDPETPKPVRPHHCSHCGKSFTWLSKLKEHERTHTGEKPYQCAICGKTFTQLGGFQYHERTHREKNAYHCSQNGKTFTQLGNLKNNERIRTQEEKTNHCSQCGKSFKWLSKLKEHERTHTGEKPFQCSHCEKKFNQSSHLKEHERTHTGEKPFQCSQCGKGFTWLWNLKTHERTHTGEKPYQCSLCGKTFTQLGGFKYHERTHTEKKTYHCSQCEKTFTRLGNLKKHETIHTLEEKTLVS; translated from the exons ATGGGAAGTCGCTGTATTTTAAACACAG AacaggaggtctgctggacggagaaagagggTCTGTGGCTTAATATTgtcgtgaaagaagaggaggaagaggaggacgtcACAGTGAAAGGAGTTAAAGAAGtgaaagagaaggagggggatgagaaagaggaggatgtcGTTTTTGGAGTGAAGGAGCAGGGGGAGGTTACTGTCACATTGGAAGACGAAGAAGAAAAGACAGGAGATGTGATTAACACCG gagagaggcCAGACTCTCCCTCTGACAGTGGGAAGtgtccttcaggggaaccagacccagagacgccTAAACCAGTGAGAccacaccactgctcccactgtggaaagagtttcacctggttatcaaagctgaaagagcatgagagaacacacactggagaaaagcccTACCAATGTGCCATTTGTGGAAAGACTTTTACCCAGTTAGGGGGCTTTCAATATCATGAGCGGACACACAGAGAAAAAAATGCCTACCACTGCTCTCAGAATGGAAAGAcatttacccagttagggaacctgaaaaaTAATGAGAGAATAcgcacacaggaggagaagacaaaccactgctcccagtgcggAAAGAGTTTTAAATGGTTATCAAAGCTGAaagagcatgagaggacacacacaggagaaaagcctttccaatgctctcatTGTGAAAAGAAATTTAACCAGTCATCCCATCTGAaagagcatgagaggacacacacaggagagaagcctttccaatgctcccagtgtggaaagggttttacctggttATGGAACCTGAAAACAcacgagaggacacacacaggagaaaagccctaccagtgctccctgtgtggaaagacTTTTACCCAGTTAGGGGGCTTTAAATATCacgagagaacacacacagaaaaaaagacctaccactgctctcagtgtgaAAAGACATTTACCCGGTTAGGGAACCTGAAAAAGCATGAGACAATACACACACTGGAGGAGAAGACATTAGTCAGTTAG